A genomic segment from Lignipirellula cremea encodes:
- a CDS encoding arylsulfatase yields the protein MNSLAAFAPGSISSSRQQPMLGLQPACLLPVALLLVAGLALSGHAAETVRPPNIVLILADDAGYGDFGSYGAETIPTPRLDQLAREGLQFTQHYAGSTVCAPSRCVLLTGLHTGHCRIRGNTAGTLLPEDVTLAEVLKEAGYRTACIGKWGVGVPPLDDPARNGFDEFFGYVSMWHAHNFYPEFLIRNGEKVALDNLVPEKWKSGDGRGVASKKVDYVPHLLIDEAVKFIETNQDRPFFLYYALNTPHANNEAQNAPQPEKGMETPSFGPFADRDWPAPEKGFAAMMRDIDLGVGRIVDKLAELKLEENTLLLFTSDNGPHQEGGHLMEFFNSNGSNRGMKRDLYEGGVRVPLIIRWPGKIAPGQTTDHLSGFQDLLPTLAAVAGAKAPTDIDGLNLEPLLLGKKDAPRHEYLYWEFRERGGKRAIRQGPWKLVQRDIMTAKPLPPELYLLTTDPTEENDIAELHPEQVARLLPLLQQAHTPSKPYPLFPSEEQPAGK from the coding sequence ATGAATTCCCTTGCCGCGTTCGCACCCGGATCAATCTCCAGTTCCCGCCAGCAACCCATGCTTGGACTTCAGCCGGCCTGCCTGCTGCCCGTCGCCCTGCTTCTCGTCGCCGGCCTCGCGTTGTCTGGGCATGCGGCGGAAACGGTTCGTCCGCCGAATATCGTGTTGATCCTGGCGGATGACGCGGGCTATGGGGACTTCGGTTCCTACGGCGCGGAAACAATCCCGACGCCGCGACTCGACCAGTTGGCCCGCGAAGGGCTGCAGTTCACCCAGCACTACGCCGGCAGCACCGTCTGCGCGCCGTCGCGCTGCGTGCTGCTTACCGGTTTGCATACGGGCCATTGCCGCATCCGCGGGAACACGGCCGGCACGCTCCTGCCGGAAGATGTCACCCTCGCCGAAGTGCTGAAAGAAGCCGGCTACCGCACCGCCTGCATCGGCAAGTGGGGCGTCGGCGTGCCGCCGCTCGATGACCCGGCCCGGAACGGCTTTGACGAGTTCTTCGGTTATGTCAGCATGTGGCACGCGCATAACTTTTACCCGGAGTTCCTGATCCGCAACGGCGAGAAGGTCGCGCTGGATAACCTGGTGCCGGAAAAATGGAAGTCGGGCGACGGCCGCGGCGTAGCCAGCAAAAAGGTCGACTACGTGCCGCACCTGCTGATCGACGAGGCCGTCAAGTTCATCGAGACGAACCAGGATCGTCCGTTCTTTCTGTACTACGCCTTGAATACGCCGCACGCCAACAACGAAGCCCAGAACGCCCCCCAGCCGGAAAAAGGGATGGAAACGCCCAGCTTCGGCCCGTTCGCCGATCGCGACTGGCCGGCGCCGGAAAAAGGCTTCGCCGCCATGATGCGTGATATCGACCTGGGCGTCGGCCGCATCGTCGACAAGCTGGCCGAGCTGAAGCTGGAAGAGAACACCCTCCTGCTGTTCACCAGCGACAACGGCCCGCACCAGGAAGGCGGCCACCTGATGGAGTTCTTCAATTCCAACGGCTCCAACCGCGGCATGAAACGCGACCTGTACGAAGGCGGCGTCCGCGTGCCGCTGATCATCCGCTGGCCCGGCAAGATCGCCCCCGGCCAGACAACCGATCACCTGAGCGGCTTCCAGGATCTGCTGCCCACCCTGGCCGCAGTCGCCGGCGCCAAAGCCCCGACAGACATCGATGGCCTGAACCTGGAGCCGCTGCTGCTGGGGAAAAAAGACGCTCCCCGGCACGAATACCTGTACTGGGAGTTTCGCGAACGGGGCGGCAAACGGGCCATCCGGCAAGGCCCCTGGAAACTGGTGCAGCGGGACATCATGACGGCCAAACCGCTGCCGCCGGAACTGTACCTGCTGACCACCGATCCAACGGAAGAGAACGACATCGCCGAACTCCATCCCGAACAGGTCGCCCGTCTGTTGCCGCTGCTCCAGCAGGCGCACACGCCCAGCAAGCCGTACCCGCTGTTCCCCAGCGAAGAACAACCGGCCGGGAAGTAG
- a CDS encoding cytochrome B6: protein MSKPTTRRFLWGGTSALLIALGLYLAAPAQETGEKRESKPALPEQTYMPVVIAEDFETTFKADQASKESVMAEQQALYESRYDLADQPSAVPMSAGRKKVQEAVRVKLPDGVSWSELNQLTPEQIKEHNLFPYGFRPLPHAKHPVGGMVFPEDQIKGIDQAEHRDLKRFDINFDLPAHLTPEFPPPIFLTTRPDLGDVSQGQLLSIKNYYSLMKGKLTPVQMEGLRLLLTPFPQQQFNQTEDRKVQEPSLGVACLDCHTNGHTNAAFHLNPDTRPQAARFRLDTVSLRGMYNQQIHGSKRSLRSVEDFTEFEQRTAYFDGDHVIAAKKGVHLPNRSDAVSMMAQLQNMLDFPPAPKLDAFGKLIPEKATAQELQGQEIFFGKGRCAECHPAPFYLDNQMHDLQLGRFYDAEMIGKQYNLADGPIKTFTLRGIKDSPPYHHDGRLLTLDDTVEFFNLVLQLKLTLEEKSALVAFMRCL, encoded by the coding sequence ATGAGCAAACCGACTACCCGCCGCTTCCTTTGGGGCGGAACATCTGCCCTGTTGATCGCCCTGGGACTTTATCTGGCGGCCCCTGCCCAGGAAACCGGCGAAAAACGAGAGTCCAAACCGGCCCTGCCCGAGCAAACCTATATGCCGGTTGTCATCGCCGAGGATTTCGAAACCACGTTCAAGGCAGATCAGGCCAGCAAAGAGTCCGTCATGGCCGAACAGCAAGCCTTGTACGAATCTCGCTACGACCTGGCCGACCAGCCTTCTGCTGTTCCGATGTCGGCTGGCCGAAAAAAAGTCCAGGAAGCAGTGCGGGTCAAACTGCCCGACGGCGTTTCCTGGAGCGAACTGAATCAGCTTACGCCGGAGCAGATCAAAGAACACAACCTGTTTCCGTACGGCTTTCGTCCCTTGCCGCACGCCAAACATCCGGTCGGCGGAATGGTCTTCCCCGAGGACCAGATCAAAGGCATCGACCAGGCCGAACACCGCGACCTGAAGCGGTTTGATATCAACTTTGACTTGCCGGCGCATTTGACGCCCGAATTCCCGCCGCCCATCTTCCTGACGACCCGCCCCGACCTGGGCGACGTCTCCCAGGGGCAGCTGCTGAGTATCAAGAACTATTACTCCCTGATGAAAGGGAAGCTGACGCCGGTGCAGATGGAAGGTCTGCGGCTGTTACTCACTCCGTTCCCGCAACAGCAGTTCAACCAGACCGAGGATCGCAAAGTCCAGGAACCCAGCCTGGGCGTCGCCTGTCTGGACTGCCACACCAACGGCCACACCAATGCGGCATTCCATTTGAATCCCGATACGCGTCCCCAGGCCGCCCGCTTCCGATTGGATACGGTCAGCCTCCGCGGCATGTACAACCAGCAGATTCACGGCTCGAAGCGTTCGCTCCGCAGCGTGGAGGATTTCACGGAATTTGAACAGCGCACCGCCTACTTCGACGGCGACCATGTGATCGCGGCGAAGAAAGGCGTGCATCTGCCCAACCGTTCCGACGCGGTTTCCATGATGGCCCAGCTGCAGAACATGTTGGACTTCCCGCCAGCGCCCAAGCTGGACGCCTTTGGCAAACTGATCCCCGAGAAAGCGACCGCCCAGGAGCTGCAGGGCCAGGAGATCTTTTTCGGCAAAGGCCGCTGCGCCGAGTGCCACCCGGCTCCGTTCTATCTGGATAACCAGATGCACGATCTGCAGCTGGGGCGGTTTTACGACGCCGAGATGATCGGCAAGCAATACAACCTGGCCGACGGCCCGATCAAGACGTTCACGCTCCGCGGCATCAAAGACTCCCCGCCGTATCACCACGACGGCCGCCTGCTGACGCTGGACGACACCGTGGAGTTCTTCAACCTGGTGCTGCAGCTCAAGCTCACGCTGGAGGAAAAATCGGCCCTGGTCGCCTTCATGCGCTGCCTGTAA
- a CDS encoding PDZ domain-containing protein → MMPILIRTFQRGSWLYGLLFLGVWAIALGEENVVLAERPAFVAVLRNGERIEADKLENWHNSNSEPKLAGKPLLEGGNPMRWVRDRTLAPGPLPDAYVEMYGGDRLPGEVQAHLPADPNAFVAAPQRFKVRPAMPLAPPQEWHDSEVHVIASFVQRIVWRREREAYDPGHAYLRDGRVLSFRSVRFGSDYVDLLSPTGLHKVAFREMAELHLPQRDAWDSYLDELAVLAPAGETTLLQMETVSGAQVTGSRLRFQAAVKGNSADFRRWTHGLQPAWCQETLWMMGDDIWIRRAFAPHEMPLSRLTPTVVKQASLISAGAWPVRRDRNARGETPSAGGKEYGYALGLQGAGTLQFQLPEIAQYFRTEIGIDDAVGRGGCIRAKVYTGSGDTQVYDSGFLRGDSNTVDTGNQTITAPGVLKLEIDAAHAGRPAGADPFDIRDLADWLDPTILLDANRLHEQIRARLSRQAPALEGWKFLSKEDAQPQWKTYWDEVHPTPGAFLASVEMPAGVTLERTLQVRTQDQYLLLFVHYRPSQGAAPKFEIRVNGEAAAEFEAPPRDTSRRNPPPVSFPLKLYAGAEIRIEIAQISPGAVTWQAMLTGQLPTIFELFEDDGKFAVVPAEEQSGKAVLYAGDAHSGNRSLKVTPSGQFQRRFAEPLRVRENPEWGEYRYLRMALRKFGGGRASLELEYADSLDRPLRYDAGMGDPSQGEANRIWIQKLPSEWIVLTVDLYRDFGECEITALALSSPDGEYALFDHIYLGHAQSDLDALPAVATPDAANQKARLELVKGVLEKGLPATAVIGFQDGRVAAGVMVRADGYLLTAGHLIVRPDEPAVVHLADGRTMKAKTRGVFRELDLGVVKLEEGGSYPILSINTDSQLDPRGLYVGIVPTVPLTTDGPPRTEVAAVQQVFRRQIWTDLDLPDWRAGGPLLDQGGRLAGIHGRRSEFGGFLYTRLNNLGDALDRMYRGEVWGNWATGAGPQLGATVRSVREGALITAVDPDTPAAAAGLQVEDILTRVEGRSVVSLADIEEQLADNNPGDEVAVERLRGEQKETVMLKLTLRVP, encoded by the coding sequence ATGATGCCCATTTTGATACGCACGTTCCAGCGCGGGAGTTGGCTGTACGGATTGCTCTTCTTGGGTGTCTGGGCCATCGCTCTGGGCGAAGAGAACGTCGTCCTGGCCGAGCGCCCGGCGTTTGTGGCCGTGCTGCGAAACGGCGAGCGGATCGAAGCGGACAAGCTCGAAAACTGGCACAATTCCAACAGCGAACCCAAGCTGGCGGGAAAGCCGTTGCTGGAAGGCGGTAATCCGATGCGCTGGGTGCGGGATCGCACGCTTGCGCCGGGTCCGCTGCCTGACGCGTATGTAGAAATGTACGGCGGCGATCGTTTGCCAGGCGAAGTCCAGGCCCATCTGCCTGCCGACCCGAATGCTTTTGTGGCGGCCCCGCAGCGGTTCAAAGTGCGGCCTGCCATGCCGCTGGCGCCTCCGCAGGAATGGCACGATTCCGAGGTGCATGTTATCGCTTCGTTTGTGCAGCGGATTGTGTGGCGTCGGGAGCGAGAGGCATACGACCCGGGGCATGCGTACCTGCGGGACGGCCGCGTGTTGTCCTTTCGTTCCGTCCGCTTTGGCTCCGACTATGTCGACCTGTTGTCGCCGACCGGCCTGCATAAAGTGGCCTTCCGGGAAATGGCCGAACTGCATCTGCCGCAGCGCGACGCCTGGGATTCGTACCTGGATGAACTGGCCGTGCTGGCTCCGGCAGGGGAGACAACCTTGCTGCAGATGGAAACGGTTTCCGGAGCCCAGGTGACGGGATCGCGGTTGCGGTTCCAGGCGGCTGTGAAAGGGAACTCGGCCGATTTTCGTCGCTGGACGCATGGCCTGCAGCCGGCGTGGTGCCAGGAGACGCTCTGGATGATGGGGGACGATATCTGGATTCGCCGGGCGTTTGCTCCGCATGAGATGCCGTTGTCCCGGTTGACGCCGACGGTCGTCAAACAGGCGTCGCTGATTTCTGCTGGCGCCTGGCCGGTGCGTCGGGACCGGAACGCCCGGGGCGAAACGCCTTCCGCCGGCGGGAAAGAGTATGGCTATGCGCTGGGGCTGCAGGGCGCCGGGACGCTGCAGTTCCAGCTGCCGGAGATCGCCCAGTATTTCCGCACCGAGATCGGCATCGATGACGCCGTGGGACGCGGCGGTTGTATCAGGGCGAAAGTCTATACCGGATCGGGCGACACCCAGGTGTACGACAGCGGGTTCCTCCGCGGCGACAGTAACACGGTCGATACAGGCAACCAGACCATCACGGCGCCTGGCGTTTTGAAATTAGAAATTGACGCCGCCCATGCGGGTCGTCCGGCGGGGGCCGATCCGTTTGACATTCGCGATCTGGCCGACTGGCTGGACCCCACGATCCTGCTGGACGCCAACCGCCTGCACGAGCAGATCCGGGCGCGTCTCTCACGCCAGGCTCCGGCTCTGGAAGGCTGGAAGTTTCTGTCGAAGGAGGACGCCCAACCCCAGTGGAAAACTTACTGGGACGAAGTCCACCCGACGCCGGGCGCTTTCCTGGCCAGTGTCGAAATGCCCGCAGGGGTAACGCTGGAACGGACCCTGCAGGTGCGTACGCAGGACCAGTATCTGCTGCTGTTTGTGCATTACCGTCCTTCCCAGGGAGCGGCTCCGAAGTTTGAGATTCGCGTCAATGGCGAGGCGGCTGCCGAGTTTGAGGCCCCGCCCCGTGACACGAGTCGCCGGAATCCGCCGCCTGTCTCCTTCCCATTGAAGCTGTACGCAGGGGCCGAGATTCGCATTGAGATCGCCCAGATCTCGCCGGGCGCGGTGACCTGGCAAGCGATGCTGACCGGGCAATTGCCGACGATCTTTGAGCTGTTTGAGGACGATGGAAAGTTTGCTGTTGTGCCGGCGGAAGAGCAAAGCGGCAAGGCCGTGCTGTACGCCGGCGATGCGCACTCTGGCAACCGATCGCTGAAGGTTACGCCCAGCGGGCAGTTCCAGCGGAGGTTTGCCGAGCCGCTACGAGTGCGCGAGAACCCCGAGTGGGGTGAATACCGTTACCTGCGGATGGCGCTGCGGAAGTTTGGCGGCGGGCGGGCCAGCCTGGAACTGGAGTATGCCGACTCGCTGGATCGACCGCTGCGGTACGATGCGGGCATGGGCGATCCCAGCCAGGGGGAAGCGAATCGGATCTGGATTCAGAAGCTGCCCAGCGAATGGATCGTGCTGACGGTCGACCTGTATCGCGATTTTGGGGAGTGCGAAATCACGGCCCTTGCACTGAGCTCGCCCGACGGGGAGTACGCCCTGTTCGATCACATTTATCTGGGGCACGCCCAGAGCGATCTTGACGCCTTGCCGGCGGTGGCGACGCCCGACGCGGCCAACCAGAAGGCGCGTCTGGAACTGGTAAAAGGGGTGCTGGAAAAAGGGCTGCCGGCGACCGCTGTCATTGGTTTTCAGGATGGCCGTGTTGCTGCCGGGGTGATGGTCAGGGCGGACGGCTACTTGCTGACGGCGGGACATTTGATCGTTCGACCTGACGAACCCGCGGTGGTGCACCTGGCTGATGGCCGCACCATGAAAGCAAAAACGCGAGGCGTGTTTCGCGAGCTGGACCTGGGCGTCGTCAAACTCGAAGAGGGCGGATCGTATCCCATTTTGTCGATCAATACGGACTCCCAGTTGGATCCACGGGGACTTTATGTAGGCATCGTGCCGACCGTTCCGCTTACGACCGACGGACCGCCGAGGACGGAAGTTGCCGCCGTACAGCAGGTCTTTCGACGCCAGATCTGGACTGACCTGGATCTGCCCGACTGGCGGGCCGGCGGCCCGCTGCTGGATCAGGGCGGCCGACTGGCCGGCATCCACGGGCGCCGCAGTGAGTTTGGCGGCTTCCTTTATACGCGGCTGAACAATCTGGGCGACGCCCTGGATCGCATGTATCGCGGCGAGGTCTGGGGGAACTGGGCCACGGGAGCCGGGCCGCAGCTGGGGGCGACCGTTCGCAGTGTCCGCGAAGGCGCTCTGATTACCGCGGTGGACCCGGACACTCCGGCGGCTGCAGCAGGACTGCAGGTCGAGGACATCCTCACCCGGGTGGAAGGTCGCAGCGTGGTTAGCCTGGCCGATATCGAAGAGCAACTGGCAGACAATAACCCGGGCGACGAGGTCGCCGTGGAACGCCTTCGCGGCGAGCAGAAAGAAACGGTCATGTTAAAGCTGACGCTGCGGGTTCCCTGA
- a CDS encoding DUF4159 domain-containing protein codes for MRRNLKGRRFLAGLLWTTLAGLAMSGSAAPANAADVTAKQVADAIDRGVVYLKGAQNRTDGSWPEWVGQPGGTTALCALALLNCGVPPEDEAIQKALRYLRTKEKPGMVYSVALQTMVFCAAEPNKDRLAIARNVQWLEATQISNGHAKGAWAYSSDFGRGDNSNSQFALLALHEAEKVGVKVKQQTWRLTLDYWLRNQHDDGSWSYTPDEAEDRATGSMTCAGISSLIIASGKVSGGDAVVADDRIQCCSPHGDDAPVERALQWMGRHFSVASVPAARGGAGTGYLLYYLYGMERVGRLSGRRFLGEHDWYRAGAELLIAHQDKLSGYWKGASHSETNPHIATAFALLFLGKGRRPVVIAPLIHSVEAGLFGPATRHGDWNQHRSAIQNLTQSVSRAWKRELSWHSIDMRAAKGQDLAQTPVLFLSGSEQLRFSPEQKQLLREYIDQGGFIFAEANCGGDGFDRDFRALIAELFPDSPLRLLPPDHPVWFADGPVDPAYVRPLWGVEACCRTSVVYCPESLTCRWELWKPERGAPGEDYPAVVAKDIAAGMAIGHNVLAYATNRNLKDKLDPSVDLARSDTGPLTRSTMVMPKLSHSGGSDDAPNAWPNILRLAEDQLKLNISPEHRMLAPTDPQLFDYPLLFMHGRRTFRFSPAARKQLREYLDRGGVLFVDSICGSEAFAQAFRAEMKAIFPEQELARLPADHPIFSDELHGYNLSRVTLRNPRERRVDERLAASLSDIEPRLEGIEIDGRLAVIFSPYDISCAMENSESLECKGYIKSDAAKIGVNVLLYGLLQ; via the coding sequence ATGAGGCGCAACCTTAAGGGACGACGATTCCTGGCCGGACTGCTGTGGACGACGCTGGCGGGCCTGGCAATGTCCGGATCGGCCGCGCCGGCGAACGCAGCGGACGTGACCGCCAAACAGGTCGCCGACGCCATCGACCGCGGCGTGGTTTATCTCAAAGGCGCCCAGAACCGCACCGATGGCAGCTGGCCCGAGTGGGTCGGTCAGCCCGGCGGCACAACGGCGCTCTGTGCGCTGGCCCTGCTCAATTGCGGCGTGCCGCCCGAGGATGAAGCGATCCAGAAGGCGCTCCGCTATCTGCGCACGAAAGAAAAGCCCGGCATGGTTTACAGTGTGGCCCTGCAGACGATGGTCTTTTGTGCGGCCGAGCCCAACAAAGACCGGCTGGCCATCGCCCGGAATGTGCAATGGCTGGAAGCGACCCAGATTTCCAATGGCCACGCCAAAGGCGCCTGGGCCTATTCGTCCGACTTTGGCCGCGGCGATAATTCCAATTCCCAGTTCGCCCTGCTCGCCTTGCACGAAGCAGAGAAGGTCGGCGTGAAGGTCAAGCAGCAAACCTGGCGGCTGACGCTGGACTATTGGCTGCGGAACCAGCACGACGACGGCTCCTGGAGCTATACGCCCGACGAGGCCGAGGACCGTGCCACCGGCAGCATGACCTGCGCCGGCATCAGCTCCTTGATCATCGCCTCCGGCAAGGTTTCCGGCGGCGACGCCGTGGTGGCGGACGACCGAATCCAATGCTGTTCGCCCCATGGAGACGACGCTCCGGTGGAGCGGGCCCTGCAATGGATGGGACGCCACTTCTCCGTCGCCAGCGTGCCGGCCGCCCGCGGCGGGGCGGGAACCGGCTATCTGCTGTATTACCTGTACGGCATGGAACGGGTCGGTCGCCTGTCGGGCCGGCGGTTCCTGGGCGAGCATGACTGGTACCGGGCCGGGGCCGAATTACTAATCGCCCATCAGGACAAGCTTTCCGGCTACTGGAAAGGCGCGAGCCACTCGGAAACCAACCCGCACATTGCGACGGCCTTTGCCCTGCTGTTCCTGGGGAAAGGACGTCGACCGGTGGTGATTGCTCCGCTGATCCATAGCGTCGAGGCGGGCCTGTTCGGTCCTGCCACCCGGCATGGCGACTGGAACCAGCATCGCTCCGCCATCCAGAACCTGACCCAGAGCGTCAGCCGCGCCTGGAAACGAGAGCTGTCCTGGCACTCGATCGATATGCGGGCCGCCAAAGGGCAGGACCTGGCGCAAACGCCCGTCCTGTTCCTGTCCGGCAGCGAACAGCTGCGGTTCTCTCCGGAACAGAAGCAGCTGCTGCGCGAGTATATCGACCAGGGCGGATTCATCTTTGCGGAGGCGAACTGCGGCGGCGACGGCTTTGACCGGGACTTTCGCGCGCTGATCGCCGAGCTGTTCCCCGATAGCCCGCTACGGCTGCTGCCGCCCGATCATCCGGTCTGGTTCGCCGATGGACCGGTCGACCCGGCCTATGTGCGGCCGCTGTGGGGCGTGGAAGCCTGTTGCCGGACCAGCGTCGTGTATTGCCCGGAAAGCCTGACCTGTCGCTGGGAACTCTGGAAGCCGGAACGCGGCGCCCCCGGCGAGGATTACCCGGCCGTCGTCGCCAAGGATATCGCCGCCGGCATGGCGATCGGCCACAACGTGCTGGCCTACGCAACCAACCGGAACCTGAAGGACAAGCTGGATCCCAGCGTCGACCTGGCGCGGTCCGATACAGGGCCGCTCACCCGCAGCACGATGGTCATGCCCAAGCTCAGCCACTCCGGCGGCAGCGACGACGCCCCCAACGCCTGGCCCAACATCCTGCGTCTGGCCGAAGATCAGCTGAAGCTGAACATCAGCCCAGAACACCGCATGCTGGCCCCGACCGATCCCCAGCTGTTCGACTACCCGCTGCTGTTCATGCATGGAAGGCGCACGTTCCGCTTTTCTCCTGCCGCCCGGAAGCAGTTGCGGGAGTATCTGGACCGCGGCGGCGTGCTGTTTGTCGATTCCATTTGCGGCAGCGAAGCGTTCGCCCAGGCGTTCCGGGCCGAGATGAAAGCGATCTTCCCGGAACAGGAGCTGGCCCGTCTGCCGGCTGACCATCCGATTTTTTCCGACGAGCTGCACGGCTATAATCTGTCCCGCGTGACCTTGCGCAACCCGCGAGAGCGTCGGGTCGACGAACGGCTGGCGGCTTCGCTGAGCGATATCGAGCCGCGGCTGGAAGGGATCGAAATCGATGGCCGGCTGGCCGTGATCTTTTCCCCTTACGATATCAGCTGTGCGATGGAAAACAGCGAATCGCTGGAGTGCAAAGGCTATATCAAATCCGACGCCGCCAAGATCGGCGTGAACGTCCTGCTCTACGGCTTGCTGCAGTAA
- a CDS encoding vWA domain-containing protein: MMDAASPYRLDQPAAKRTVPAWVLSALIHMAALLLLVLVLQQAGPQGLPGEPDRPAGIVLVQQTSDQQTEYFSDEDSDTAEEAAGGAASQASESDSPDPAETPLPSAALAESMQLAELDLPAINPALLGDPNELIVTPNLRGGGRPVFETSNDDAFVEAEQQARRLRNKKPSGPPGSLSLFGGSTAVGHSFVFVIDRSRSMGGEGLGALTAAQKELQNQLARLSTTHSFEIVAYHHLPYYLGDRRLLPATGANLAKVKPFFDGLAAFGGTDHEMGILAALRLEPDVLYFLADGGDPFLNAAQLKRIHDRAAGVTTIYCIEFGFGETPEPDNFMQQLAAQNGGTYAYINMRK, from the coding sequence ATGATGGATGCTGCCTCGCCTTATCGCCTTGACCAGCCAGCCGCCAAACGGACGGTCCCGGCCTGGGTCCTGTCGGCCCTGATCCACATGGCCGCCCTGCTGCTGCTCGTACTGGTCCTGCAGCAGGCTGGCCCGCAGGGTTTGCCGGGCGAACCGGACCGTCCAGCGGGGATCGTCCTGGTGCAACAGACGAGCGACCAGCAGACCGAGTACTTCTCTGACGAGGACTCCGACACCGCCGAAGAAGCGGCCGGCGGGGCCGCGTCGCAGGCCAGCGAAAGCGACTCGCCTGACCCGGCGGAAACTCCCTTGCCGTCGGCCGCCCTGGCCGAATCGATGCAGCTTGCCGAGCTGGACTTGCCGGCCATCAATCCGGCCCTGCTGGGGGACCCGAACGAGCTGATCGTCACGCCCAACTTGCGCGGCGGCGGCCGTCCTGTTTTTGAAACCTCCAACGACGATGCGTTCGTTGAGGCCGAGCAGCAGGCCAGGCGCCTGCGGAACAAAAAGCCCAGCGGTCCGCCGGGTTCGCTGTCCCTGTTTGGCGGCTCCACGGCAGTGGGTCATTCGTTCGTCTTCGTGATTGACCGCTCCCGCAGCATGGGCGGCGAAGGGCTCGGCGCGTTGACGGCCGCCCAGAAAGAGCTGCAGAACCAGCTGGCCCGTTTGTCGACGACGCACTCGTTTGAGATCGTCGCTTATCATCATCTGCCCTATTACCTGGGCGACCGCAGGCTGCTGCCGGCGACGGGGGCGAACCTGGCCAAGGTCAAACCGTTTTTCGACGGCCTGGCCGCGTTTGGCGGCACCGACCACGAGATGGGAATCCTGGCGGCGCTGCGACTGGAGCCGGACGTGCTGTACTTTCTGGCCGACGGCGGCGATCCCTTTTTGAACGCCGCCCAGCTGAAGCGGATCCACGATCGGGCCGCCGGCGTGACGACCATTTACTGCATTGAGTTCGGCTTCGGCGAAACGCCTGAGCCCGACAACTTCATGCAGCAACTGGCCGCCCAGAACGGCGGCACGTACGCCTACATCAACATGCGAAAGTAA